Proteins encoded together in one Mugil cephalus isolate CIBA_MC_2020 chromosome 16, CIBA_Mcephalus_1.1, whole genome shotgun sequence window:
- the dhx32a gene encoding DEAD/H (Asp-Glu-Ala-Asp/His) box polypeptide 32a isoform X2 — translation MSEENSSVDVHPDSEECPGEDSLGFGEDLELNQFDGLPFSSRYYKLLKERKTLPVWKVRCQFEDALANNQLVVVSGTAKTGRSTQIPQWCAEFCLSAQYRHGMVVCTQTNKQQAVDLALRVADEMDVNIGHEVGYTIPLETCCSSDTVLRYLTDDMLLREMMSDPFLEHYGVIIIDQAHERTVSTDILLGLLKDILLQRPELRVVVLAVPPTTDKLLRHYGSIPLISMETSCAAGVIHSNSSSNKDYFYSALRLVLEIHRTKERGDMVVFLASAKEVQFAYSILQKEGTRLGADLDQLVPIALCTRQGALLPVLAHQPGSTKSRRVFLSTQQGEDVWWPTESVNFVIDTGVQKKMVYNPRVRANSEVLQPISQRQADTRKQLSEPAGKCFCLYSEESLPLAENPPQILESNITPTVLFLKRMEIAGLGQCHFIDRPDPEGLMQALEELDYLAALDDDGNLSEIGIIMSEIPLDPQMAKALLASCEFDCVSEMLTIAAMLSAPSCFLETSAGVTHDAALCHRKFQHPEGDHFTLINIYNAFKQTQREQYFILEKWCQDYFLDYSALKTADAMRSELTDTLNRIELPISEPSFGTKTNTLNIKRALLAGFFMQIARDVDGSGNYFIVTHKHMAQVHPFSCYGAQSHKLGLPEWVVFNEYTLSENNCMRTVSEISPQVFIEMAPLYFFYNLPPSESKDLLQDMLEPERARSRRADKSQTAAIGSDNAGGGASVTQAYDRCAIQ, via the exons ATGTCGGAGGAGAATAGTTCGGTGGACGTTCACCCTGACAGCGAGGAATGTCCCGGAGAAGATTCACTTGGCTTCGGAGAGGATCTGGAGTTAAATCAGTTCGACGGGTTGCCCTTTTCCTCGCGCTACTATAAATTgctgaaagagaggaagacCCTGCCCGTGTGGAAGGTCAGGTGCCAGTTTGAAGATGCGCTGGCGAACAACCAACTGGTTGTTGTGTCTGGGACGGCAAAGACTGGGAGGAGTACACAG atcCCTCAGTGGTGTGCCGAGTTCTGCCTGTCGGCCCAGTACCGGCACGGTATGGTTGTGTGCACGCAGACCAACAAACAACAGGCTGTAGATCTGGCCTTGCGCGTCGCGGATGAAATGGATGTCAACATAGGCCATGAAGTCGGTTACACCATCCCTCTGGAGacctgctgctcctctgacaCTGTTTTGAG GTACCTCACTGACGATATGCTGCTGAGAGAAATGATGTCCGATCCTTTTCTGGAGCACTACGGGGTCATTATCATCGACCAGGCCCACGAGAGGACAGTCAGCACAGACATACTGCTGGGTCTCCTCAAGGACATCCTGCTGCAGAGGCCTGAGCTCAGAGTGGTGGTGCTCGCCGTCCCGCCCACGACCGACAAGCTCCTGCGACACTACGGAAGCATCCCGCTCATCAGCATGGAGACCTCCTGTGCTGCTGGGGTGatccacagcaacagcagcagcaacaaagacTACTTCTACTCGGCGCTGAGACTGGTGCTAGAGATCCATCGAACCAAAGAGAGAGGGGATATGGTCGTCTTTTTGGCTTCCGCTAAG GAGGTTCAGTTTGCCTACAGCATCCTCCAGAAAGAAGGTACCAGGCTGGGGGCAGACCTAGACCAGCTGGTGCCCATAGCCTTGTGCACACGCCAAGGAGCGCTGTTGCCTGTCCTGGCCCACCAGCCGGGCTCCACAAAGTCCAGGAGGGTGTTCCTGTCCACGCAACAGGGGGAGGATGTGTGGTGGCCTACAGAGTCCGTGAACTTTGTCATTGACACGGGAGTCCAGAAAAAAATG GTGTACAACCCTAGGGTAAGAGCGAACTCTGAGGTACTTCAACCCATCAGTCAGCGTCAGGCAGACACACGCAAGCAGCTTTCTGAACCAGCAG GTAAATGTTTCTGCCTGTACTCGGAGGAAAGCCTACCCCTCGCGGAGAACCCCCCACAGATCTTGGAGTCCAACATTACACCAACAGTTCTCTTCCTTAAAAGGATGGAGATAGCCGGACTTGGGCAGTGCCATTTCATCGACAGACCAG ATCCCGAGGGGCTCATGCAggccctggaggagctggactaCCTCGCAGCTTTAGACGACGACGGCAACTTGTCCGAAATTGGCATCATCATGTCAGAAATCCCCCTGGATCCTCAGATGGCCAAAGCTCTGCTAGCATCCTGCGAGTTCGACTGCGTGAGCGAGATGCTGACCATCGCGGCCATGCTGTCGG CACCGAGCTGCTTCCTGGAGACGTCCGCCGGCGTGACCCACGACGCAGCCCTGTGCCACAGAAAGTTCCAGCACCCCGAAGGCGATCACTTCACCCTCATAAATATCTACAACGCCTTCAAACAAACCCAGAGAGAACAAT ACTTTATTCTTGAGAAGTGGTGCCAGGACTACTTCCTGGACTACTCTGCCCTAAAAACAGCCGACGCCATGCGCTCAGAGCTGACAGACACTCTGAACAGGATCGAGCTCCCCATTTCTGAACCCTCCTTCGGAACCAAGACCAACACCCTCAACATAAAAAGAGCTCTGCTGGCTGGCTTCTTCATGCAG ATCGCTCGAGATGTGGACGGATCAGGAAACTACTTCATCGTGACGCACAAGCACATGGCTCAGGTTCACCCGTTCTCCTGCTACGGAGCTCAGTCGCACAAGCTGGGGCTACCGGAATGGGTCGTTTTCAACGAGTACACCCTGTCGGAAAACAACTGCATGAGAACGGTCTCTGAAATTTCCCCCCAAGT CTTCATTGAGATGGCACCGCTGTACTTCTTCTACAACCTGCCCCCCAGCGAAAGCAAAGATCTGCTGCAAGACATGTTGGAGCCGGAGAGGGCCAGAAGCCGCAGAGCCGATAAAAGTCAAACCGCGGCTATCGGCAGCGACAACGCCGGCGGGGGCGCTTCG
- the dhx32a gene encoding DEAD/H (Asp-Glu-Ala-Asp/His) box polypeptide 32a isoform X1, giving the protein MSEENSSVDVHPDSEECPGEDSLGFGEDLELNQFDGLPFSSRYYKLLKERKTLPVWKVRCQFEDALANNQLVVVSGTAKTGRSTQIPQWCAEFCLSAQYRHGMVVCTQTNKQQAVDLALRVADEMDVNIGHEVGYTIPLETCCSSDTVLRYLTDDMLLREMMSDPFLEHYGVIIIDQAHERTVSTDILLGLLKDILLQRPELRVVVLAVPPTTDKLLRHYGSIPLISMETSCAAGVIHSNSSSNKDYFYSALRLVLEIHRTKERGDMVVFLASAKEVQFAYSILQKEGTRLGADLDQLVPIALCTRQGALLPVLAHQPGSTKSRRVFLSTQQGEDVWWPTESVNFVIDTGVQKKMVYNPRVRANSEVLQPISQRQADTRKQLSEPAGKCFCLYSEESLPLAENPPQILESNITPTVLFLKRMEIAGLGQCHFIDRPDPEGLMQALEELDYLAALDDDGNLSEIGIIMSEIPLDPQMAKALLASCEFDCVSEMLTIAAMLSAPSCFLETSAGVTHDAALCHRKFQHPEGDHFTLINIYNAFKQTQREQCMPVCIFPADFILEKWCQDYFLDYSALKTADAMRSELTDTLNRIELPISEPSFGTKTNTLNIKRALLAGFFMQIARDVDGSGNYFIVTHKHMAQVHPFSCYGAQSHKLGLPEWVVFNEYTLSENNCMRTVSEISPQVFIEMAPLYFFYNLPPSESKDLLQDMLEPERARSRRADKSQTAAIGSDNAGGGASVTQAYDRCAIQ; this is encoded by the exons ATGTCGGAGGAGAATAGTTCGGTGGACGTTCACCCTGACAGCGAGGAATGTCCCGGAGAAGATTCACTTGGCTTCGGAGAGGATCTGGAGTTAAATCAGTTCGACGGGTTGCCCTTTTCCTCGCGCTACTATAAATTgctgaaagagaggaagacCCTGCCCGTGTGGAAGGTCAGGTGCCAGTTTGAAGATGCGCTGGCGAACAACCAACTGGTTGTTGTGTCTGGGACGGCAAAGACTGGGAGGAGTACACAG atcCCTCAGTGGTGTGCCGAGTTCTGCCTGTCGGCCCAGTACCGGCACGGTATGGTTGTGTGCACGCAGACCAACAAACAACAGGCTGTAGATCTGGCCTTGCGCGTCGCGGATGAAATGGATGTCAACATAGGCCATGAAGTCGGTTACACCATCCCTCTGGAGacctgctgctcctctgacaCTGTTTTGAG GTACCTCACTGACGATATGCTGCTGAGAGAAATGATGTCCGATCCTTTTCTGGAGCACTACGGGGTCATTATCATCGACCAGGCCCACGAGAGGACAGTCAGCACAGACATACTGCTGGGTCTCCTCAAGGACATCCTGCTGCAGAGGCCTGAGCTCAGAGTGGTGGTGCTCGCCGTCCCGCCCACGACCGACAAGCTCCTGCGACACTACGGAAGCATCCCGCTCATCAGCATGGAGACCTCCTGTGCTGCTGGGGTGatccacagcaacagcagcagcaacaaagacTACTTCTACTCGGCGCTGAGACTGGTGCTAGAGATCCATCGAACCAAAGAGAGAGGGGATATGGTCGTCTTTTTGGCTTCCGCTAAG GAGGTTCAGTTTGCCTACAGCATCCTCCAGAAAGAAGGTACCAGGCTGGGGGCAGACCTAGACCAGCTGGTGCCCATAGCCTTGTGCACACGCCAAGGAGCGCTGTTGCCTGTCCTGGCCCACCAGCCGGGCTCCACAAAGTCCAGGAGGGTGTTCCTGTCCACGCAACAGGGGGAGGATGTGTGGTGGCCTACAGAGTCCGTGAACTTTGTCATTGACACGGGAGTCCAGAAAAAAATG GTGTACAACCCTAGGGTAAGAGCGAACTCTGAGGTACTTCAACCCATCAGTCAGCGTCAGGCAGACACACGCAAGCAGCTTTCTGAACCAGCAG GTAAATGTTTCTGCCTGTACTCGGAGGAAAGCCTACCCCTCGCGGAGAACCCCCCACAGATCTTGGAGTCCAACATTACACCAACAGTTCTCTTCCTTAAAAGGATGGAGATAGCCGGACTTGGGCAGTGCCATTTCATCGACAGACCAG ATCCCGAGGGGCTCATGCAggccctggaggagctggactaCCTCGCAGCTTTAGACGACGACGGCAACTTGTCCGAAATTGGCATCATCATGTCAGAAATCCCCCTGGATCCTCAGATGGCCAAAGCTCTGCTAGCATCCTGCGAGTTCGACTGCGTGAGCGAGATGCTGACCATCGCGGCCATGCTGTCGG CACCGAGCTGCTTCCTGGAGACGTCCGCCGGCGTGACCCACGACGCAGCCCTGTGCCACAGAAAGTTCCAGCACCCCGAAGGCGATCACTTCACCCTCATAAATATCTACAACGCCTTCAAACAAACCCAGAGAGAACAAT gCATGCCCGTTTGCATTTTCCCTGCAGACTTTATTCTTGAGAAGTGGTGCCAGGACTACTTCCTGGACTACTCTGCCCTAAAAACAGCCGACGCCATGCGCTCAGAGCTGACAGACACTCTGAACAGGATCGAGCTCCCCATTTCTGAACCCTCCTTCGGAACCAAGACCAACACCCTCAACATAAAAAGAGCTCTGCTGGCTGGCTTCTTCATGCAG ATCGCTCGAGATGTGGACGGATCAGGAAACTACTTCATCGTGACGCACAAGCACATGGCTCAGGTTCACCCGTTCTCCTGCTACGGAGCTCAGTCGCACAAGCTGGGGCTACCGGAATGGGTCGTTTTCAACGAGTACACCCTGTCGGAAAACAACTGCATGAGAACGGTCTCTGAAATTTCCCCCCAAGT CTTCATTGAGATGGCACCGCTGTACTTCTTCTACAACCTGCCCCCCAGCGAAAGCAAAGATCTGCTGCAAGACATGTTGGAGCCGGAGAGGGCCAGAAGCCGCAGAGCCGATAAAAGTCAAACCGCGGCTATCGGCAGCGACAACGCCGGCGGGGGCGCTTCG